The following are encoded together in the Cryptosporangium phraense genome:
- a CDS encoding diguanylate cyclase domain-containing protein — protein MPIREHVGKRGRAGVALVAAVLLAGCLVTYAAFDAVDRAENRYAGQVMDRYADEVSAAVDDRVQRYSETLQGLASAVGAQSDLRREDYTKITAGLDSWLSGAAGIGFAVPATAADLPAVQRTWRAHGATGLTLRPSPGVDRHVFVVFERTLDGRSDIAGLDLAQRAEPAEALREAQQTSGFTISPAYHLLRDRALPARVQQNSLLFCVPVYRGLGSDDPDVFVGWITMPVRGQDFLTKTLSDRGQGAVQARLAQVGAGSPVLASVSPGVRVHDDDLVRRRTVVVGQQRWELTTWPTSRLLAATDRGMSRFTLAAGAALTLMLAVMTGVLAGSRSRALQQVDQATAALRLDITRRKHVEAQLRERERELHHLAFHDPLTGLANRTLFYDRLIHALDTHARNGGLVGVLFVDLDGFKQVNDRLGHAAGDVVLLEVAERLRTGLRAVDTVARFGGDEFAILLEGLTTPVNARTAAERVIADVQAPILIDGAPAHVSASIGIAIGGPGDDADDLIREADAAMYEAKSAGKNCYVEA, from the coding sequence GTGCCGATCAGGGAGCACGTGGGGAAGCGCGGACGGGCCGGGGTGGCGCTGGTCGCTGCCGTGCTCCTGGCCGGGTGCCTCGTCACCTACGCGGCCTTCGACGCCGTCGACCGGGCCGAGAACCGGTACGCCGGGCAGGTCATGGACCGCTACGCCGACGAGGTGTCGGCCGCGGTCGACGACCGGGTCCAGCGCTACTCCGAGACGCTGCAGGGCCTCGCGTCGGCGGTCGGGGCCCAGTCCGACCTGCGCCGCGAGGACTACACCAAGATCACCGCCGGCCTGGACAGCTGGCTGTCGGGCGCGGCCGGCATCGGGTTCGCGGTGCCCGCCACCGCCGCCGACCTACCCGCCGTGCAGCGGACCTGGCGGGCCCATGGCGCCACCGGGCTCACGCTCCGGCCGTCGCCCGGCGTCGACCGGCACGTCTTCGTCGTCTTCGAACGTACGCTCGACGGACGCTCGGACATCGCCGGCCTCGACCTGGCCCAGCGGGCCGAGCCGGCCGAGGCGCTGCGCGAAGCGCAGCAGACCTCCGGGTTCACGATCAGCCCGGCCTACCACCTGCTCCGCGACCGGGCCCTCCCGGCCCGGGTCCAGCAGAACTCGCTGCTGTTCTGCGTGCCGGTCTACCGCGGGCTGGGCTCCGACGATCCGGACGTGTTCGTCGGCTGGATCACGATGCCGGTCCGCGGACAGGACTTCCTGACCAAGACGCTCAGCGACCGCGGCCAGGGCGCCGTCCAGGCCCGGCTCGCCCAGGTCGGGGCCGGCTCGCCGGTGCTCGCGAGCGTGTCCCCGGGCGTCCGCGTGCACGACGACGACCTCGTCCGACGTCGGACCGTCGTCGTCGGTCAACAGCGGTGGGAGCTGACGACGTGGCCGACCTCCCGGCTGCTGGCCGCCACCGACCGGGGCATGAGCCGGTTCACGCTCGCCGCGGGAGCGGCGCTGACGCTCATGCTGGCGGTCATGACCGGCGTACTGGCCGGTAGCCGGAGCCGGGCGCTGCAGCAGGTCGACCAGGCCACCGCGGCGCTGCGCCTCGACATCACCCGGCGCAAGCACGTCGAAGCTCAGCTGCGCGAACGCGAGCGGGAGCTGCACCACCTGGCGTTCCACGACCCGCTGACCGGCCTGGCCAACCGGACGCTGTTCTACGACCGGCTCATCCACGCGCTGGACACCCATGCCCGCAACGGCGGCCTGGTCGGGGTGCTGTTCGTCGACCTCGACGGGTTCAAGCAGGTCAACGACCGGCTCGGGCATGCGGCCGGCGACGTCGTGCTGCTCGAGGTGGCCGAGCGCCTGCGGACCGGCCTGCGGGCCGTCGACACGGTCGCCCGGTTCGGCGGCGACGAGTTCGCGATCCTGCTCGAGGGCCTGACGACGCCGGTCAACGCGCGGACGGCGGCCGAGCGCGTGATCGCCGACGTCCAGGCGCCGATCCTGATCGACGGGGCCCCGGCGCACGTCTCGGCCAGCATCGGGATCGCGATCGGCGGCCCCGGAGACGACGCCGACGACCTGATCCGGGAGGCCGACGCGGCGATGTACGAGGCCAAGAGCGCCGGCAAGAACTGCTACGTCGAGGCGTGA
- a CDS encoding RDD family protein, which translates to MHQIEWVEVVPAHQPVPLVRRAGARAVDLGVWLGVTLAITRLTGSWIEAALLAAWTVGWLVLPRGATAGKRLFGLRVTRADGTPLTVGRAFTREAFLLVSIVIPMILVLVVLVMVNDPRRQGLHDKVADTLLHAST; encoded by the coding sequence GTGCACCAAATCGAATGGGTCGAGGTCGTCCCGGCCCACCAGCCGGTCCCCCTGGTGCGCCGGGCCGGAGCCCGGGCCGTCGACCTCGGGGTGTGGCTCGGCGTGACGTTGGCGATCACCCGGCTCACCGGGTCCTGGATCGAAGCGGCCCTGCTGGCCGCCTGGACCGTCGGCTGGCTGGTGCTCCCCCGTGGCGCCACGGCCGGCAAGCGGCTGTTCGGCCTGCGCGTCACCCGGGCCGACGGCACCCCGCTCACCGTCGGGCGCGCGTTCACCCGCGAGGCGTTTTTGCTCGTCAGCATCGTGATCCCGATGATCCTGGTGCTGGTGGTCCTCGTCATGGTCAACGACCCGCGCCGCCAGGGCCTGCACGACAAGGTCGCCGATACGCTGCTTCACGCCTCGACGTAG
- a CDS encoding thiamine pyrophosphate-dependent enzyme, which translates to MGRIAAEVLIERLAEWGVDTVYGLPGDGINGIMEGLRRHSDRIRFVLVHHEEAAAFMATAHAKATGKLGVCLATSGPGGIHLLNGLYDAKLDHAPVLAITGLQETSVLGSGYQQEVALDQLYTDVAEYNLVVNNPAQLPGVVDNAIRAAYARRGVAHLTFPNDVQVADADADPYAHVAPANPPASAPIFLPSPGHPRDADLKAAAEVLNAAAKPAILAGAGALHARAEVLAVADALGAPVIKTLPGKAVIPDDSEYAVGGIGLLGTRPGEELVEDCDTLLMVGTNFPYTKHLPEPGKVRVVQIEADPMRAGARLPTEVPMIGDAAEGLAALLPLLSRREDRGHLEKYRRKMDSWREDMAALENPERSPIAPQYAVGVIDDLATDDAILTCDSGTVATWAARHWTIRDRREFYLSGNLATMAVGLPYANALQHAYPGRQVIAYVGDGGFAMLMAEFLTAVQHRLPVKVVINNNNALGQILWEQMILGFPEHGVRYPRPEGDFAAWASACGGYGRKVTAGSDLREAVAEAFAFDGPALVDVDVNPDEPPLPGKVGYEQASKFAQAWLKGQPNKIATATTLFKDKISQLGK; encoded by the coding sequence ATGGGACGGATCGCTGCCGAAGTGCTCATCGAACGACTGGCCGAGTGGGGCGTGGACACGGTCTACGGGCTGCCCGGCGACGGGATCAACGGGATCATGGAGGGGCTGCGGCGCCACTCCGACCGGATCCGGTTCGTGCTGGTGCACCACGAGGAGGCGGCGGCGTTCATGGCCACCGCCCACGCCAAGGCGACCGGCAAGCTCGGCGTGTGTCTGGCCACGTCCGGCCCGGGCGGGATCCACCTGCTCAACGGCCTCTACGACGCCAAGCTCGACCATGCGCCGGTGCTGGCGATCACCGGGCTGCAGGAGACCAGCGTGCTGGGCAGCGGCTACCAGCAGGAGGTCGCGCTCGACCAGCTCTACACCGACGTCGCCGAGTACAACCTCGTCGTCAACAACCCGGCCCAGCTGCCCGGCGTGGTCGACAACGCGATCCGGGCCGCGTACGCGCGCCGGGGCGTCGCGCACCTGACGTTCCCGAACGACGTCCAGGTGGCCGACGCGGACGCGGACCCGTACGCGCACGTGGCCCCGGCGAACCCGCCGGCGTCGGCGCCGATCTTCCTGCCGTCCCCCGGGCATCCCCGCGACGCCGACCTGAAAGCGGCGGCCGAGGTGCTCAACGCGGCGGCGAAGCCGGCGATCCTGGCCGGCGCGGGTGCGCTGCACGCCCGGGCCGAGGTCCTCGCAGTCGCGGACGCGCTCGGCGCCCCGGTGATCAAGACGCTGCCCGGCAAGGCCGTGATCCCGGACGACTCGGAGTACGCGGTCGGCGGCATCGGCCTGCTCGGCACCCGGCCCGGCGAGGAGCTGGTCGAGGACTGCGACACGCTGCTGATGGTCGGCACGAACTTCCCGTACACCAAGCACCTGCCCGAACCCGGCAAGGTTCGCGTCGTCCAGATCGAGGCGGACCCGATGCGGGCCGGAGCCCGCCTCCCGACCGAGGTGCCGATGATCGGCGACGCGGCCGAGGGGCTGGCCGCGCTCCTCCCGCTGCTGTCCCGCCGGGAGGACCGCGGGCACCTGGAGAAGTACCGCAGGAAGATGGACTCCTGGCGGGAGGACATGGCCGCGCTGGAGAACCCGGAGCGCTCGCCGATCGCCCCGCAGTACGCGGTCGGGGTGATCGACGACCTGGCGACCGACGACGCGATCCTGACCTGCGACTCCGGCACGGTCGCGACCTGGGCGGCCCGGCACTGGACGATCCGCGACCGGCGCGAGTTCTACCTCTCCGGCAACCTCGCGACGATGGCGGTCGGCCTGCCGTACGCGAACGCGCTGCAGCACGCCTACCCGGGACGGCAGGTCATCGCCTACGTCGGCGACGGCGGGTTCGCGATGCTGATGGCCGAGTTCCTCACCGCCGTGCAGCACCGGCTGCCGGTCAAGGTCGTGATCAACAACAACAACGCGCTCGGCCAGATCCTCTGGGAGCAGATGATCCTCGGCTTCCCCGAGCACGGCGTCCGGTACCCGCGTCCGGAGGGCGACTTCGCCGCCTGGGCCTCCGCCTGCGGCGGCTACGGCCGGAAGGTGACGGCCGGTTCCGACCTCCGCGAGGCGGTCGCGGAGGCTTTCGCGTTCGACGGTCCGGCCCTGGTCGATGTGGACGTCAACCCGGACGAGCCTCCGCTGCCGGGCAAGGTGGGGTACGAGCAGGCGTCGAAGTTCGCGCAGGCCTGGCTCAAGGGGCAGCCGAACAAGATCGCGACCGCCACGACGCTGTTCAAGGACAAGATCAGTCAGCTGGGGAAATAG
- a CDS encoding DUF4126 domain-containing protein translates to MVVLRSFVVGVVTGGRSMTGLAAAAGSGGDGLPKPLAWLAGGGRRAVLLGALGEIVADKLPGTPSRLAPPALAGRVVVGAVAGLLVASRAGRNPVVPVLVAGAGAVAGSVAGARWRAYAADRGWPAVPAALAEDLAVVTLAATVRR, encoded by the coding sequence GTGGTGGTGTTGCGGTCGTTCGTAGTCGGGGTGGTGACCGGGGGGCGGTCGATGACCGGGCTGGCGGCCGCGGCCGGGTCCGGCGGGGACGGGCTGCCGAAGCCCCTGGCCTGGCTGGCCGGCGGCGGGCGCAGGGCGGTGCTGCTCGGGGCGCTGGGGGAGATCGTCGCGGACAAGCTGCCGGGAACGCCGAGCCGGCTGGCCCCGCCGGCGCTGGCCGGGCGGGTCGTGGTCGGGGCGGTCGCCGGGTTGCTGGTGGCGTCGCGGGCCGGGCGGAACCCGGTGGTGCCGGTGCTGGTCGCCGGGGCCGGTGCGGTCGCGGGCAGCGTGGCGGGGGCTCGGTGGCGCGCGTATGCCGCCGACCGGGGCTGGCCCGCGGTGCCGGCCGCGCTGGCCGAGGATCTCGCCGTCGTGACCCTGGCCGCCACCGTCCGCCGCTGA
- a CDS encoding class I SAM-dependent methyltransferase, with translation MSPRTADGSAGDADYGRIGGAYSTYRRPDPRIAAAIEHALGPARTVLNVGAGAGSYEPAGRSVTPVEPSASMRAQRPPTLAPAIDAVAEHLPFADDAFDAAMTTFSVHQWSDPAAGLRELRRVTRGPVAVLTSDPALLDRFWLADYAPEVIRTEARRYPPIDTFRSVLGDVEVVPVPIPLDCTDGFNEAYYGRPEMLLDPLARSSCSAWGFVDDVTAGGYVARLTSALEEGTWDRDLGHLRTQPTFEGSLVLVLSPA, from the coding sequence ATGAGCCCCCGGACAGCCGACGGCAGCGCCGGGGACGCCGACTACGGACGCATCGGCGGCGCGTACTCCACCTACCGACGCCCCGACCCGAGGATCGCCGCCGCGATCGAGCACGCGCTCGGCCCGGCCCGGACCGTCCTCAACGTGGGCGCGGGCGCCGGGTCGTACGAGCCGGCCGGCCGGAGCGTCACGCCGGTCGAGCCGTCGGCCTCGATGCGCGCCCAGCGGCCGCCGACGCTGGCCCCGGCGATCGACGCGGTCGCCGAGCACCTCCCGTTCGCCGACGACGCGTTCGACGCGGCGATGACCACGTTCAGCGTCCACCAGTGGAGCGACCCGGCGGCCGGCCTCCGCGAGCTGCGCCGGGTCACCCGCGGTCCGGTCGCGGTCCTGACCAGCGACCCGGCCCTCCTCGACCGCTTCTGGCTGGCCGACTACGCCCCCGAGGTGATCCGGACCGAGGCCCGGCGGTACCCGCCGATCGACACGTTCCGGTCCGTGCTGGGCGACGTCGAGGTCGTGCCGGTCCCCATCCCGCTCGACTGCACCGACGGCTTCAACGAGGCCTACTACGGACGTCCGGAGATGCTGCTCGACCCGCTGGCCCGCTCGTCCTGCTCGGCCTGGGGTTTCGTGGACGACGTGACCGCGGGCGGATACGTGGCTCGTCTGACGTCGGCCTTGGAGGAGGGGACGTGGGACCGCGACCTCGGCCACCTACGGACCCAGCCGACGTTCGAGGGCTCGCTCGTCCTCGTCCTGAGCCCGGCTTGA
- a CDS encoding TOBE domain-containing protein, whose translation MRLSIRNQFAGTVSAVAVGEVMSTVKVRLASGPEITAAITGEAVEELGLAEGADVHVLIKSTEVAVATGPVSGISIRNQLPGVVADVDHGAVMTTVKITLGDGSLLTAAITRDGAEDLALTAGASVTALVKSTEVSVAVP comes from the coding sequence ATGCGTCTGAGCATTCGGAATCAGTTCGCCGGGACGGTCAGCGCCGTCGCCGTGGGCGAGGTCATGAGCACGGTCAAGGTCCGGCTCGCGTCCGGACCCGAGATCACGGCCGCGATCACCGGCGAGGCGGTCGAGGAGCTGGGCCTGGCCGAGGGCGCCGACGTGCACGTCCTGATCAAGTCGACCGAGGTCGCGGTGGCCACCGGGCCGGTGTCCGGCATCAGCATCCGCAACCAGCTGCCCGGCGTCGTCGCCGACGTCGACCACGGCGCGGTGATGACGACCGTGAAGATCACGCTCGGCGACGGCAGCCTGCTGACCGCCGCGATCACCCGCGACGGCGCCGAGGACCTCGCCCTGACCGCCGGCGCGAGCGTGACCGCCCTGGTGAAGTCGACCGAGGTCAGCGTCGCCGTACCGTGA
- a CDS encoding glycoside hydrolase family 2 TIM barrel-domain containing protein — MDIARKGPGVGALIPRARLTTTAPRQSLNGTWQFRVHPALAVAPDDYWSGTGEWGSIPVPAHWVLEGHGAPAYTNVRFPFPIDPPNPPDENPIGDYRLVFDADPALAGKAAVLRFDGIESAAEVRLNGHVLGETRGSRLTHEFDVTGKLTATGNVLAVRVAQFSDASYLEDQDMWWLPGIFRDVELVAIPEHGLYDVFVVADYDPAAATGSVRLTLTANDGTPGRATLEVPELSLRAEIDGEATLDAGSVEPWSAENPRLYDATLTTPDERVSLRLGFRRVEVRDSVLLINGAPLQFRGVNRHEHDPSRGRAVPLETARAELELMKRHNINAVRTSHYPPHPGLLDLTDELGLYVILECDLETHGFVEVGWRDNPSDDPAWESAYLDRMQRTVHRDKNHASIVFWSLGNEAGHGANLEAMSAWTKAFDPSRLVHYEHDWDSTYVDVYSRMYATHDEVKNIGEEVLSPAPYGATPAELHRRSLPFIQCEYAHAMGNGPGGLEEYQELFDRYPRLAGGFIWEWIEHAIAVVENGQRRLLYGGDFGEQTHDGNFVTDGLVSADREPRPGLTALAHWFAPVRIEVTEDAIRIENRYALVGLDHLRFVWRDADGAEGTLKVPTVGPGETVEVPAPDGNATLTVEAVLAEATAWAGAGHVVARGQFVRLAPAARPRETTVPDRAAFDPISMRLRTLGGLSFEGPVPSLWRAPTDNDRYPGRDEPDLPPYAERWAEAGIDRVRTRLVTAMNETTFLRTLHRTAPPGRDFAVDADLHWRQVRPDVVLVDVTLTPRGPWPTEWARLGLDLVLPGRPTGLDWDGLGPGPAYPDLAAGTYHGRHHADADELFTNYVRPQESGARRGVRSAAIATSAGGLRVTVVEGGAEEIAVTVSPWSRTALATTLHHHDLVADGNTHVSLDLAQSGLGTATCGVGVLPRYRLPARPGRVSLLLEAWTV; from the coding sequence ATGGACATCGCCCGCAAAGGTCCCGGGGTCGGGGCCCTGATCCCGCGCGCCCGCCTCACCACCACCGCGCCCCGCCAGAGCCTCAACGGCACCTGGCAGTTCCGCGTCCACCCGGCCCTCGCGGTCGCCCCGGACGACTACTGGAGCGGCACCGGCGAGTGGGGCTCGATCCCGGTCCCGGCCCACTGGGTCCTCGAGGGCCACGGCGCCCCCGCCTACACGAACGTCCGCTTCCCGTTCCCGATCGACCCGCCGAACCCGCCGGACGAGAACCCGATCGGCGACTACCGGCTGGTCTTCGACGCCGACCCGGCCCTGGCCGGAAAAGCCGCGGTCCTGCGCTTCGACGGCATCGAGTCGGCCGCCGAGGTCCGCCTCAACGGCCACGTCCTCGGCGAGACCCGCGGCAGCCGGCTGACCCACGAGTTCGACGTCACCGGGAAGCTCACCGCGACCGGCAACGTGCTGGCCGTCCGCGTCGCGCAGTTCTCCGACGCGAGCTACCTCGAAGACCAGGACATGTGGTGGCTGCCCGGCATCTTCCGCGACGTCGAGCTGGTCGCGATCCCGGAGCACGGCCTGTACGACGTCTTCGTGGTGGCCGACTACGACCCGGCCGCGGCGACCGGCTCGGTCCGCCTCACGCTCACGGCCAACGACGGGACGCCCGGCCGGGCCACGCTCGAGGTCCCCGAGCTGAGCCTCCGCGCCGAGATCGACGGCGAGGCCACGCTCGACGCGGGCTCGGTCGAACCCTGGTCGGCCGAGAACCCCCGCCTCTACGACGCCACGCTCACCACCCCGGACGAGCGGGTCAGCCTCCGCCTGGGCTTCCGCCGGGTCGAGGTGCGCGACTCCGTGCTGCTGATCAACGGCGCGCCGCTGCAGTTCCGCGGGGTCAACCGGCACGAGCACGACCCCTCGCGCGGGCGCGCGGTGCCGCTCGAGACCGCCCGGGCCGAGCTCGAGCTGATGAAGCGGCACAACATCAACGCGGTGCGGACCTCGCACTACCCGCCGCACCCGGGCCTGCTCGACCTCACCGACGAGCTCGGCCTCTACGTCATCCTCGAGTGCGACCTGGAGACCCACGGTTTCGTCGAGGTCGGCTGGCGCGACAACCCCAGCGACGACCCGGCCTGGGAGTCCGCCTACCTCGACCGCATGCAGCGCACCGTGCACCGCGACAAGAACCACGCCAGCATCGTGTTCTGGTCGCTGGGCAACGAGGCCGGGCACGGTGCGAACCTCGAGGCCATGTCGGCCTGGACCAAGGCGTTCGACCCGTCCCGGCTCGTCCACTACGAGCACGACTGGGACTCGACCTACGTCGACGTGTACTCGCGGATGTACGCCACCCACGACGAGGTGAAGAACATCGGCGAGGAGGTCCTGAGCCCGGCGCCGTACGGCGCCACCCCGGCCGAGCTCCACCGTCGCAGCCTGCCGTTCATCCAGTGCGAGTACGCGCACGCGATGGGCAACGGGCCCGGCGGGCTCGAGGAGTACCAGGAGCTCTTCGACCGCTACCCGCGGCTGGCCGGCGGCTTCATCTGGGAGTGGATCGAGCACGCGATCGCGGTCGTCGAGAACGGGCAGCGCCGGCTGCTGTACGGCGGTGACTTCGGCGAACAGACGCACGACGGCAACTTCGTCACCGACGGACTGGTCAGCGCCGACCGTGAGCCCCGCCCCGGCCTCACCGCGCTCGCGCACTGGTTCGCGCCGGTCCGGATCGAGGTGACCGAGGACGCCATCCGGATCGAGAACCGGTACGCGCTCGTCGGCCTCGACCACCTGCGGTTCGTCTGGCGGGACGCCGACGGGGCCGAGGGCACGCTGAAGGTGCCCACGGTCGGCCCGGGCGAGACCGTCGAGGTCCCCGCACCGGACGGGAACGCCACGCTCACGGTCGAGGCCGTGCTCGCCGAGGCGACGGCCTGGGCCGGGGCCGGCCACGTCGTCGCCCGCGGTCAGTTCGTCCGGCTCGCGCCGGCCGCGCGCCCGCGCGAGACGACCGTCCCCGACCGGGCCGCGTTCGACCCGATCTCGATGCGCCTGCGGACGCTCGGCGGGCTGAGCTTCGAGGGCCCGGTCCCGAGCCTGTGGCGCGCGCCCACCGACAACGACCGCTACCCCGGCCGCGACGAACCCGACCTCCCGCCGTACGCCGAACGCTGGGCCGAGGCCGGGATCGACCGCGTCCGTACGCGGCTGGTCACGGCCATGAACGAAACGACCTTCCTGCGGACGCTCCACCGCACCGCGCCCCCCGGCCGGGACTTCGCGGTCGACGCCGACCTGCACTGGCGCCAGGTGCGTCCGGACGTGGTGCTGGTCGACGTCACGCTGACCCCGCGCGGGCCGTGGCCGACCGAGTGGGCGCGGCTGGGGCTCGACCTGGTGCTGCCGGGGCGTCCGACCGGTCTGGACTGGGACGGGCTCGGCCCCGGGCCGGCCTACCCCGACCTGGCCGCCGGTACGTACCACGGACGGCACCACGCGGACGCGGACGAGCTGTTCACGAACTACGTGCGGCCGCAGGAGAGCGGCGCCCGGCGCGGGGTGCGATCGGCGGCGATCGCGACGTCGGCGGGCGGGCTGCGGGTCACGGTCGTCGAGGGCGGAGCCGAGGAGATCGCGGTGACCGTGTCGCCGTGGAGCCGGACGGCGCTCGCGACGACGCTGCACCACCACGACCTGGTCGCCGACGGGAACACGCACGTCTCGCTCGACCTCGCGCAGTCCGGGCTCGGCACCGCGACCTGCGGGGTCGGCGTGCTGCCGCGGTACCGGTTGCCCGCGCGGCCTGGCCGGGTGTCGTTGTTGCTGGAAGCCTGGACGGTGTGA
- a CDS encoding TIGR03854 family LLM class F420-dependent oxidoreductase encodes MKVRIGVGTGSLPAAELAPLAARLEELDVDSLWLSEQVSARSVDPMAGMAFALARTSRLKVGTGVVVLPGRNPVLFAKELASLALLAPRRVLPAVGLGPARAAERGAFPVPAGRRGAVFDEALTVVRRLLTSDSVTFAGEFFAFENLSIGERPARAPDLWLGGAVPAALERVGRFGDGWLASRLTVDECAAGIEAINAAAARAGREIEQDHFGLSLPVAFDALPDAFVEALRSRRPGVDPASLVPIGWPAIRELITRYVEAGVTKFVLYPILGPGGWDAFLDEFLEHARPLETPA; translated from the coding sequence GTGAAGGTACGGATCGGGGTAGGTACCGGGTCGCTTCCGGCCGCCGAGCTGGCGCCGCTGGCGGCCCGGCTCGAGGAATTGGACGTCGACTCGCTCTGGCTGTCCGAGCAGGTCTCGGCGCGGTCGGTCGACCCGATGGCCGGGATGGCGTTCGCGCTGGCCCGGACGTCGCGGTTGAAGGTGGGCACGGGCGTGGTCGTGCTGCCCGGGCGCAACCCGGTGCTGTTCGCCAAGGAGCTGGCGTCGCTCGCGCTGCTGGCCCCTCGCCGGGTGTTGCCCGCGGTGGGGCTGGGCCCGGCGCGGGCGGCCGAGCGCGGGGCGTTCCCGGTGCCGGCCGGTCGCCGCGGCGCGGTGTTCGACGAGGCCCTGACCGTCGTGCGCCGGCTGCTGACGTCGGACTCGGTGACGTTCGCGGGCGAGTTCTTCGCGTTCGAGAACCTGAGCATCGGCGAGCGCCCGGCCCGGGCACCGGATCTCTGGCTGGGCGGGGCGGTGCCGGCCGCCCTCGAGCGCGTCGGCCGCTTCGGCGACGGCTGGCTGGCCAGCCGCCTCACGGTCGACGAATGCGCGGCCGGCATCGAGGCGATCAACGCGGCGGCCGCGCGGGCCGGACGCGAGATCGAGCAGGACCACTTCGGTCTGAGCCTGCCGGTGGCCTTCGACGCGCTCCCGGACGCGTTCGTCGAGGCTCTGCGAAGCCGCCGCCCGGGGGTGGATCCGGCCTCTCTGGTTCCGATCGGCTGGCCGGCGATCCGCGAGCTGATCACCCGCTACGTCGAGGCCGGCGTCACGAAGTTCGTCCTCTACCCGATCCTCGGCCCGGGCGGCTGGGACGCCTTCCTCGACGAATTCCTCGAGCACGCCCGCCCGCTGGAGACGCCCGCCTGA
- a CDS encoding response regulator transcription factor produces MYRSATDLALDFSWRLAGASTPVDLESSASEWLSRTLGVDYAGFTDLRRASMWTVRLRLHPRDRMTSAAETAVNALLREEGIAGYPLFTHYLRQPADRAPRRTSDLVSDRNWTRTRTYEVLKPVGGRRVLALLVGTRAGGLDAFMASRSGRDFSDDAMDVARAVQPVLVAAHHLVRGPRISAVAAERARLTPAESQIVALLTAGLTAEAIARVRRVSPRTVHKQLEHLYAKLGLHDRLQVAAYARRTGLVEEPAPP; encoded by the coding sequence ATGTACCGCAGCGCTACGGACCTGGCTCTGGACTTCAGCTGGCGGCTGGCCGGTGCGTCGACCCCGGTGGATCTGGAGAGCTCGGCCAGCGAGTGGCTCTCTCGGACACTGGGCGTCGACTACGCGGGCTTCACCGATCTCCGCCGGGCATCGATGTGGACGGTCCGGCTCCGGCTCCATCCGCGGGACCGGATGACGTCGGCCGCCGAGACGGCGGTCAACGCGCTGTTGCGCGAGGAGGGAATCGCCGGGTATCCGCTCTTCACGCACTACCTGCGACAGCCCGCGGACCGAGCGCCGCGGCGGACGAGCGATCTGGTGTCCGATCGGAACTGGACCCGCACCCGTACCTACGAGGTGCTGAAGCCGGTCGGCGGCCGACGGGTGCTCGCGCTGCTCGTCGGTACCCGCGCCGGAGGCCTGGACGCGTTCATGGCCAGCCGCAGCGGGCGCGACTTCAGCGACGACGCGATGGACGTCGCCCGGGCGGTGCAGCCGGTGCTCGTGGCCGCGCACCACCTCGTGCGCGGCCCGCGGATCTCCGCCGTGGCGGCCGAGCGGGCCCGGCTGACCCCGGCGGAGTCGCAGATCGTGGCCCTCCTGACGGCCGGCCTGACCGCCGAGGCGATCGCCCGGGTCCGTCGGGTGAGCCCCCGGACCGTGCACAAGCAGCTCGAGCACCTCTACGCCAAGCTCGGCCTGCACGACCGTCTCCAGGTAGCGGCCTACGCCCGCCGGACCGGCCTGGTCGAGGAACCCGCCCCGCCGTGA